The proteins below come from a single Iocasia fonsfrigidae genomic window:
- a CDS encoding glycosyl hydrolase family 8, whose amino-acid sequence MFKIRKADRTNNKGAFFTGEYRNVFKEYGYSETEIEAKVKDTWQQLFFGDEDIRFYHPVSDDMGYITDTGNNDVRTEGMSYGMMMAVQMDEKELFDRLWKWTKTYMWHDSGKYKGYFAWSCALDGSRNAQGPAPDGEEYFAMALLFASNRWGDGAEPFNYSEQAKDILHEVIHKGEDGGEGDPLWDPDNKLIKFVPKCNFTDPSYHLPHFYELFSHLGNQEDRQFWSEAAEASRVYLRKACHPVTGLSAEYAHYDGSPEKTKGHQHFYSDSYRVAMNIGLDYEWFRADGWQKEEANKIQSFFANKEDYTKYTLNGRELVRPDYLHNVALVAANAMAALAGDGEAAKKSVDKFWIIPLRRDKRRYYDNCLYFFSLLALSGNYRIW is encoded by the coding sequence GTGTTTAAGATAAGAAAAGCTGATAGAACAAATAATAAGGGGGCTTTTTTTACAGGAGAGTACAGAAATGTGTTTAAAGAATATGGTTATTCTGAAACTGAGATTGAAGCGAAGGTTAAAGACACCTGGCAGCAGTTATTTTTTGGAGATGAAGATATCAGGTTTTATCACCCAGTTAGTGATGATATGGGGTATATAACTGATACTGGTAACAATGATGTCAGAACTGAAGGCATGTCCTACGGAATGATGATGGCTGTACAGATGGATGAAAAAGAGTTATTTGACCGTCTCTGGAAGTGGACAAAAACCTATATGTGGCATGATAGCGGTAAATATAAAGGCTATTTCGCTTGGTCATGTGCCCTTGATGGAAGTAGGAATGCCCAGGGGCCGGCACCTGATGGAGAGGAATATTTTGCAATGGCATTATTATTTGCTTCAAATCGTTGGGGAGATGGAGCAGAACCTTTTAATTATAGTGAGCAAGCTAAAGATATACTTCATGAAGTTATTCATAAAGGAGAAGATGGAGGAGAAGGAGATCCCCTGTGGGATCCAGATAATAAACTGATTAAGTTTGTTCCTAAGTGTAACTTTACTGATCCTTCTTATCATTTACCCCATTTCTATGAATTGTTCTCTCACTTGGGTAATCAGGAAGACCGTCAATTTTGGTCAGAAGCAGCTGAGGCAAGTAGAGTATATTTGAGAAAAGCCTGTCACCCTGTAACAGGTCTATCTGCAGAGTATGCCCATTATGATGGCAGTCCGGAAAAGACAAAGGGACATCAACACTTTTATAGTGATTCCTATCGTGTTGCCATGAATATTGGGCTGGATTATGAATGGTTCAGGGCAGATGGATGGCAGAAAGAAGAAGCAAATAAAATCCAGAGTTTTTTTGCTAATAAGGAAGATTATACCAAATACACTCTAAATGGCAGAGAACTTGTAAGGCCGGATTATTTACATAATGTTGCTTTGGTTGCCGCAAATGCTATGGCTGCTCTTGCTGGAGATGGAGAAGCGGCTAAAAAATCTGTGGACAAATTTTGGATTATTCCTCTGCGTAGAGATAAGCGGCGCTATTATGATAATTGCCTATACTTTTTTAGTCTATTAGCTTTAAGTGGGAATTACCGTATCTGGTAG
- a CDS encoding sensor histidine kinase, which translates to MGNYSNLLNDVKVKYKLIFIYIVCVVAPIIVINLIFYNNMVANVKEINKNYYRLSTQRIVTKIENDFDFIISLSDKISLDQKLYEMLDKGYETNLDYVETYFDYFKPYIYLNGEAYQQINKMIVYTDNPSVLNSGSIYRMDYLDEEWLENIIKSPERLHIIYGESKKKSDGTIITPISIIRVLNEFQGIDRYLKVIRIDLYAENIIKIINSETNKKNVFIFDASGSILFSNNIASNVHTVFLETAVNGQGFEYNKHIIQKKINGSLNWMLINVLDVDSIKRALVRPRNNIILLTLLSLLLSSLIIFFIYRSFYLRLNALSEHVSNLEQDFNKPYTGLQGRDEIGSLIRAYNIMVSKIKTLITDVYEARLEQSHIKLEKKQAEINALQSQINPHYLFNTLESIRMKSIDKREIETGKIIKYLARSLRRMISFRQEWIDVQEELAYIKDFLKIQKYRFGDEFEYILDIEPETLDIKIPKLIIQPFVENACIYGVEGSEDPGEVYVKIDISGDKLICIVRDNGIGIKKDKLNFILKHIKNEDIQVNNIGINNIYQRLNLYYGDDFVLHIESKEGIGTMVKLIIPMGVKDVQGYDCR; encoded by the coding sequence ATGGGTAATTATAGTAATCTATTAAATGATGTTAAAGTTAAATACAAACTAATTTTCATCTATATAGTGTGTGTGGTAGCACCCATTATTGTAATTAATCTAATTTTTTACAATAATATGGTTGCCAATGTTAAAGAAATTAATAAAAATTATTACAGACTATCCACTCAACGTATAGTTACTAAAATTGAAAATGACTTTGATTTTATAATAAGTCTTTCTGATAAGATTTCTTTAGATCAAAAACTATATGAAATGCTGGATAAAGGTTATGAAACTAATTTGGATTATGTAGAGACATATTTCGATTATTTTAAACCTTATATCTATTTAAATGGTGAGGCTTATCAGCAGATAAATAAAATGATAGTTTATACAGATAATCCAAGTGTTTTAAATTCTGGTTCTATCTATAGAATGGATTATCTTGATGAAGAATGGCTTGAAAATATTATTAAATCACCTGAAAGACTCCATATAATTTATGGAGAGAGCAAGAAAAAATCAGATGGTACTATCATCACTCCTATATCAATTATAAGGGTTTTAAATGAATTTCAGGGTATAGACCGTTATCTAAAGGTTATTAGGATTGATTTGTACGCAGAAAATATTATTAAGATTATAAATTCAGAAACAAATAAAAAAAATGTTTTTATATTTGATGCTAGTGGCAGTATACTATTTTCCAATAATATAGCTAGCAATGTGCATACCGTCTTCTTAGAAACAGCTGTAAATGGCCAGGGGTTTGAATATAATAAACACATTATTCAGAAAAAAATAAATGGCTCTTTAAACTGGATGCTTATTAATGTACTAGATGTTGATAGTATAAAAAGGGCCCTGGTGAGGCCGAGAAATAACATTATTCTTCTTACTTTATTAAGCCTTTTACTGTCTTCATTGATTATATTTTTCATTTACCGTTCTTTTTATCTAAGATTAAATGCCCTGTCAGAACATGTAAGTAATTTGGAGCAGGATTTTAATAAACCATATACAGGCTTACAGGGTAGAGACGAGATAGGTAGTCTAATCAGGGCCTATAATATAATGGTTAGCAAGATAAAGACATTAATTACAGATGTCTATGAGGCCAGGTTGGAACAGTCACATATTAAATTAGAAAAGAAACAGGCAGAGATAAATGCCTTACAGAGTCAAATAAACCCTCATTATTTATTTAATACCCTGGAATCAATTCGAATGAAATCAATAGATAAAAGGGAAATAGAAACTGGCAAAATAATTAAATATTTAGCTCGTTCACTGCGTAGAATGATAAGTTTTCGGCAGGAATGGATAGATGTTCAAGAAGAACTTGCTTATATAAAGGATTTTTTAAAGATACAAAAATACCGTTTTGGGGATGAATTTGAGTATATTCTGGATATTGAACCTGAAACACTGGACATAAAAATACCTAAACTAATTATACAGCCCTTTGTTGAAAATGCCTGTATTTATGGTGTTGAGGGTAGTGAAGACCCTGGTGAAGTTTATGTTAAAATCGATATATCTGGAGATAAATTAATTTGTATTGTTAGAGATAATGGTATAGGCATCAAGAAGGATAAGTTGAATTTTATCTTAAAGCATATAAAAAATGAAGATATACAAGTGAATAACATTGGTATTAATAATATTTATCAGAGATTAAATCTATATTATGGTGATGATTTTGTTTTGCATATTGAAAGTAAGGAAGGTATTGGAACTATGGTTAAATTAATTATTCCAATGGGGGTTAAAGATGTACAGGGTTATGATTGTAGATGA
- a CDS encoding extracellular solute-binding protein, whose amino-acid sequence MKKYRIVLLLLVLVISISCTVMAGELKEFDVFISMALPDYPGSTIIGDIIREETGVKLNREYLVGDLETKVGLMIASGEYPDMLVGAHFTDKFVDAGVLIPLEDLIEEHAPNIKKYYARHMKSLTKEDGHIYYLPQQAIPYGAGERRYPAVGFFINKRVLKEAGYPVIKTFEQYFELIENYQKKHPTYKGQDTIGYLSLYDSWRNFATNNGPMHLIGYPNEGAFLPIKEAGKFVIRPYNGGFVEHYYYQKLNEMYNKGVVDPETFVINYDQYLEKISSGRVLGTHNQYWQIEKAQNILRQEDPDSIMVPFPVVYDEAVEEFVRDTPYVQTTQGMGITTACEDPVAAIKYLDYLISKQILIQWGIEGEHYELDENGMYYRTKEQQKLFDDPNWVRDKFGREYFYDAFPSLIGLDENGNSYMDRRQPSMIYGGSTDSEKEVMDVYGIKSFTGLYNDPRPGEEVPYYPLWTITLETGSPAQIEKTRLEDTIREYVPKLVMSSPDEYEDIWEEYTDRISGLMEKQIKVYQERIDWRVENWGSE is encoded by the coding sequence TTGAAAAAGTATAGGATTGTATTGTTATTACTGGTATTGGTCATATCAATAAGTTGTACTGTTATGGCTGGAGAGCTAAAGGAGTTTGATGTATTTATTAGTATGGCACTGCCTGATTACCCTGGTTCAACGATAATTGGTGATATTATCAGGGAAGAAACCGGTGTCAAACTGAACAGGGAATATCTGGTGGGAGACCTGGAAACCAAAGTCGGTTTAATGATTGCCAGTGGGGAATACCCGGATATGCTAGTTGGAGCACATTTTACCGACAAGTTTGTGGATGCAGGTGTTTTAATTCCCTTAGAGGATTTAATTGAAGAACATGCACCCAATATTAAGAAATATTATGCAAGACATATGAAGTCTTTAACAAAAGAGGATGGACATATCTATTATCTTCCCCAACAGGCTATTCCTTATGGCGCAGGTGAAAGAAGATACCCGGCAGTTGGCTTTTTTATCAATAAAAGGGTATTAAAAGAGGCAGGTTATCCTGTTATTAAGACTTTTGAGCAATACTTTGAGCTAATAGAAAATTATCAAAAAAAACACCCGACATATAAAGGACAGGACACTATTGGATATCTAAGCCTGTATGATAGTTGGAGAAATTTTGCTACCAATAATGGTCCGATGCATTTAATTGGTTATCCCAATGAAGGAGCTTTTTTACCTATTAAAGAAGCTGGCAAATTTGTTATAAGGCCATATAATGGTGGTTTTGTTGAACACTATTATTACCAGAAGCTGAATGAAATGTATAATAAGGGTGTAGTTGATCCAGAAACATTTGTTATCAATTATGACCAGTATTTAGAGAAAATAAGTTCGGGACGTGTACTGGGTACACATAATCAATACTGGCAGATAGAAAAAGCCCAAAATATCCTGCGTCAAGAAGACCCGGATAGTATTATGGTTCCCTTTCCAGTTGTATATGATGAAGCTGTAGAGGAGTTTGTGCGTGATACGCCATATGTTCAAACAACTCAGGGCATGGGTATTACAACCGCCTGTGAAGACCCTGTAGCAGCTATTAAGTATCTTGATTATCTGATAAGTAAACAGATATTAATCCAATGGGGTATTGAAGGTGAACACTATGAGCTTGATGAAAATGGTATGTACTATCGAACCAAGGAACAGCAGAAATTATTTGACGACCCTAACTGGGTTAGAGATAAATTTGGCAGGGAATATTTCTATGATGCTTTTCCAAGTCTAATTGGCCTTGATGAAAATGGTAATAGTTATATGGATAGAAGACAGCCAAGCATGATCTATGGTGGTAGTACAGATTCTGAAAAAGAAGTCATGGATGTATATGGAATCAAATCCTTTACAGGTCTGTATAATGACCCAAGGCCTGGTGAAGAAGTACCTTACTATCCCCTCTGGACTATTACACTGGAAACGGGTTCACCTGCACAGATAGAGAAGACCAGATTAGAAGATACCATACGTGAATATGTACCAAAACTTGTGATGAGTAGTCCTGATGAATATGAGGATATCTGGGAGGAATATACAGACAGGATCTCTGGGTTAATGGAGAAACAGATAAAGGTATATCAGGAGAGAATTGATTGGAGGGTTGAAAACTGGGGCTCTGAATAG
- a CDS encoding ABC transporter permease: MNSNLSLNTANLLDKDSFWKKIWKQRALVFMSLPFIIYVIIFKYIPIWGWIIAFQNYWPAKGILEQTWVGLENFRMLFEDPIFYQILRNTLAMSIIKLVFGMFFSILLALMLNEVRNLLFKKFTQTISYLPHFISWVVGANLVMNILSTDGGIINEILLNLHIIDKPIMFMGIPKLFWWVVGASHVWKTVGFGAILYLASMTSISPSLYEAATIDGASRLQRIWYITLPGIKPVIIILFIMNIGQLMNVGFEQIYLLSNGRVIEYSRIFTIFELDYGLKMMRYSFATAVGIFRSVVSLVLVFGANHVAKQMGEERLI, from the coding sequence GTGAATAGTAATCTTTCATTAAATACAGCAAATCTACTAGATAAAGATAGTTTCTGGAAGAAAATATGGAAACAACGGGCCTTAGTTTTTATGTCATTACCCTTTATTATTTATGTCATTATTTTTAAATATATCCCTATCTGGGGTTGGATTATAGCCTTTCAGAATTACTGGCCAGCCAAGGGGATTTTAGAACAGACCTGGGTTGGGTTAGAGAACTTCAGGATGCTATTTGAAGACCCTATATTTTATCAGATATTGAGAAATACCCTGGCTATGAGTATCATTAAGCTTGTATTTGGGATGTTTTTTTCTATTTTATTAGCACTAATGTTAAATGAAGTGAGAAACCTTCTTTTTAAGAAATTCACTCAGACTATTTCCTATTTACCACATTTTATATCCTGGGTAGTTGGGGCTAATCTGGTTATGAATATTCTTTCCACAGATGGCGGAATTATAAATGAGATATTATTGAATCTTCATATTATTGATAAACCTATTATGTTTATGGGTATCCCTAAATTATTCTGGTGGGTTGTTGGTGCCTCTCATGTGTGGAAAACAGTGGGTTTTGGTGCTATTTTATATCTGGCTTCTATGACTTCGATTAGTCCTAGTTTATATGAAGCGGCTACTATAGATGGGGCCAGTAGGCTGCAGAGAATCTGGTATATAACTTTACCTGGTATTAAGCCTGTAATCATTATTCTTTTTATTATGAATATTGGTCAGTTAATGAATGTTGGTTTTGAACAAATATATTTATTAAGTAATGGTAGGGTTATAGAGTATTCAAGGATTTTTACAATATTTGAGTTGGACTACGGTTTAAAAATGATGAGATATTCGTTTGCAACAGCTGTTGGAATTTTTAGAAGTGTTGTGAGTCTTGTTCTGGTATTTGGTGCCAATCATGTCGCTAAGCAGATGGGTGAAGAAAGATTAATATAG
- a CDS encoding alpha-glucuronidase family glycosyl hydrolase, protein MNRRNQSNDYQCWLGYNKIQEQELLKYYRELLRTIVITGDTPVIKSAREELIKGIEGLTGIDPMIADAPEEKTFLIVVKSGNPYLDNLISKDILAKINEEGFLIKSVKRNGQQKIIITGKSDQGLLYGVFSFLRMIQMEKELDDIEIINNPVNSLRFINHWDNLDGSIERGYAGKSIFYNNNQLTDNLDRIIDYARLLASIGINSIVINNVNVHREETKLIDDKLDMVKKLADIFRNYGIKTFLSINFASPIELGGLSTADPLNSEVRKWWGYKVEDIYAEIPDFGGFLVKADSEHRPGPFTYKRNHAEGANMLAEELKPFGGILIWRCFVYNCQQDWRDYQTDRARAAYDNFKPLDGEFLENVILQVKNGPLDFQVREPVSPLFGAMGATNQFLELQITQEYTGQQRHLCYLVPQWKEVLDFDTYARGKGSTVKKVIAGSLFSQLYGGIAGVVNIGDDDNWTGHTLAQSNLYGFGRLTWNPDLSSGEITDEWVRLTFGNDPVVVETISQMLLDSWEIYENYTSPLGIGWMVNPNHHYGPNVDGYEYSRWGTYHRADHFGIGVDRSVKTGTAYAGQYFEENAIRYESIEFCPDELLLFFHHVPYIHQLKSGKTVIQHIYDSHFTGVEQAIVLKKKWEGLKDKIDEKRYSNILARLSEQVEHAKEWRDVINSYFYRKASIPDELDRKIY, encoded by the coding sequence ATGAATAGAAGAAATCAGAGTAATGATTATCAATGCTGGCTGGGATATAATAAGATTCAGGAACAGGAATTATTAAAATATTATAGAGAGCTATTAAGAACAATTGTAATAACTGGGGATACCCCGGTTATTAAATCTGCCAGGGAAGAGCTGATAAAAGGAATAGAAGGCTTAACAGGTATTGACCCTATGATTGCTGATGCCCCAGAAGAAAAAACATTTTTAATAGTAGTCAAGTCAGGTAATCCTTATCTTGATAATTTAATTTCTAAAGATATCTTAGCTAAGATTAATGAAGAAGGTTTTCTTATTAAATCAGTAAAAAGAAATGGACAACAAAAGATTATTATCACTGGAAAATCTGATCAGGGACTATTATATGGAGTTTTTAGTTTCTTAAGAATGATTCAGATGGAAAAAGAACTGGATGATATTGAAATTATAAATAATCCAGTTAATTCATTAAGGTTTATTAATCATTGGGATAATCTGGATGGCAGTATTGAAAGGGGTTATGCTGGAAAATCAATTTTCTATAATAATAATCAATTAACAGATAATCTGGATAGAATAATTGACTATGCCCGTTTACTAGCTTCTATTGGTATTAATAGTATTGTTATTAATAATGTTAATGTTCATAGGGAAGAAACTAAGTTAATTGATGATAAGCTGGATATGGTTAAAAAATTAGCTGATATATTTAGAAATTATGGTATTAAGACCTTTCTCAGCATTAACTTTGCCAGTCCGATAGAATTGGGTGGTTTATCAACTGCTGATCCCTTGAATAGTGAGGTCAGAAAATGGTGGGGGTATAAGGTTGAAGATATTTATGCTGAGATACCTGATTTTGGAGGTTTTCTGGTAAAGGCAGATTCAGAACACCGGCCAGGACCTTTTACTTATAAGCGTAATCATGCCGAAGGGGCAAATATGCTGGCAGAGGAATTAAAACCATTTGGGGGGATTCTTATCTGGCGTTGTTTTGTCTATAATTGTCAACAGGACTGGCGAGATTATCAAACTGATAGAGCCCGGGCTGCCTATGATAACTTTAAACCTCTGGATGGTGAGTTTCTTGAGAATGTAATATTACAGGTAAAGAATGGACCCCTGGACTTTCAGGTCAGGGAACCAGTTTCTCCTTTGTTTGGGGCTATGGGAGCAACGAATCAGTTTTTAGAATTACAAATCACCCAGGAATATACTGGACAACAGAGGCATTTATGTTATCTGGTTCCACAGTGGAAAGAGGTTCTTGATTTTGATACTTATGCCAGGGGTAAGGGGTCAACTGTTAAAAAGGTAATAGCCGGTTCTCTATTTAGCCAGTTATATGGCGGGATTGCTGGTGTAGTAAATATAGGTGATGATGATAACTGGACTGGCCATACATTGGCTCAATCCAACTTATATGGTTTTGGAAGATTAACCTGGAATCCTGATCTTTCTTCTGGAGAGATAACTGATGAATGGGTAAGACTGACCTTTGGTAATGACCCAGTTGTAGTTGAAACAATATCCCAGATGCTGTTGGATTCCTGGGAAATATATGAGAATTATACATCACCATTAGGGATTGGTTGGATGGTAAATCCAAATCATCACTATGGACCTAATGTGGATGGCTATGAATATTCTCGCTGGGGGACATATCACCGGGCAGATCATTTTGGTATTGGAGTAGATAGGTCTGTCAAGACCGGTACTGCTTATGCCGGACAGTATTTTGAAGAAAATGCCATTAGATATGAATCAATTGAATTTTGTCCTGATGAGTTATTGTTGTTCTTTCATCACGTACCCTATATACACCAACTAAAATCAGGAAAAACAGTAATTCAACATATTTATGACAGTCATTTTACTGGTGTAGAACAGGCTATTGTACTTAAGAAAAAATGGGAAGGGCTTAAAGATAAAATTGATGAAAAACGATACAGTAACATTTTAGCCAGACTCAGTGAACAGGTAGAACATGCCAAGGAATGGCGAGATGTTATTAACAGCTATTTTTATAGAAAAGCTAGTATACCAGACGAATTAGATAGGAAAATATACTAA
- a CDS encoding sialate O-acetylesterase, with product MKVIKLPRILSDGMVLQRDKEIKIWGWAAKGERITVLFQDKEYSTVAKNNNTWDFILPPMPAGGPYKMIIDGCNNSITINNILIGDVWVCSGQSNMEIPISRVRDLYEEELSTAWNSEIRQFNVPQIYNFNVPCQDLESGEWKSVDPENILDFSAVAYFFAKELYDRYQVPIGLMNVSVGGSPVEAWLSEDALQGFPGYLESVEKFKDDEYVKGILQKDELAEENWYSNLLEKDQGFLNQRKAWYDSDYDDSEWSTFNLPAFFEELGLDNFNGAIWLRKEVEVPASMLNRSARLLLGRIIDSDTAYINGIVVGKTEYQYPPRKYDIPEGLLKEGKNYIAIRVVCNNGQGGFVEDKPYKITAGEEMIDLKGEWRYKVGAVCESKPETTFVQWKPLGLFNGMIAPLLSYTIKGVIWYQGESNDLRPEEYRDLFSSLISDWRQKWKQGIFPFLYVQLPNYGQNVDYSAESNWAVIREAQLKALSVSNTAMVVTIDIGEWNDLHPLNKKDVGIRLALAARFRVYGEEDIVYSGPIYSSMKVEGKKIILTFDHIGSGLTAKGDGKLKTFFLVDSNNKPHKTEAEIRNDKVIVWNEKVKDPVAVYYAWSDNPEHANLYNKEGLPASPFRTGELCRK from the coding sequence ATGAAAGTAATCAAATTGCCGAGGATATTAAGTGATGGTATGGTCTTACAAAGGGATAAAGAAATTAAGATATGGGGTTGGGCAGCTAAAGGTGAGAGGATTACTGTTTTATTCCAGGATAAGGAATACAGTACAGTTGCTAAGAATAATAATACCTGGGATTTTATCCTGCCTCCTATGCCAGCAGGTGGACCATATAAAATGATTATAGATGGGTGTAATAATTCTATTACTATCAACAATATTTTGATTGGTGATGTCTGGGTTTGTTCTGGGCAATCAAATATGGAAATACCTATCAGTAGAGTCAGGGATCTATACGAAGAAGAGCTTTCCACTGCGTGGAATTCTGAAATAAGGCAGTTTAATGTACCACAAATTTATAATTTCAATGTCCCCTGTCAGGATCTTGAAAGCGGTGAATGGAAATCTGTAGACCCTGAGAACATCCTGGATTTTTCGGCAGTTGCCTATTTCTTTGCTAAGGAATTATATGACAGATATCAGGTCCCAATTGGTTTAATGAATGTCAGTGTTGGTGGTTCGCCTGTAGAAGCATGGTTAAGTGAAGATGCCTTACAGGGTTTTCCAGGGTATTTAGAATCAGTGGAAAAGTTTAAAGATGATGAGTATGTTAAGGGTATACTTCAGAAGGATGAGCTTGCTGAGGAAAACTGGTATAGTAATTTATTAGAAAAAGACCAGGGTTTCTTAAATCAAAGAAAGGCATGGTATGATTCTGATTATGATGATAGTGAATGGTCAACATTTAATCTCCCTGCTTTTTTTGAAGAATTAGGATTGGATAATTTTAATGGGGCTATCTGGCTCAGAAAGGAAGTAGAAGTACCTGCATCAATGCTTAACAGGTCTGCAAGGCTTTTGTTGGGCAGAATTATTGACAGTGATACAGCTTATATCAATGGTATTGTTGTTGGTAAAACAGAATATCAGTACCCTCCCAGGAAATATGATATTCCTGAAGGGCTGTTAAAAGAAGGTAAAAATTATATTGCCATCAGGGTAGTTTGTAATAATGGTCAGGGTGGTTTTGTAGAGGATAAACCATATAAAATTACTGCTGGTGAAGAGATGATAGATTTGAAAGGCGAGTGGAGATATAAAGTGGGGGCAGTATGTGAATCAAAACCGGAGACTACATTTGTACAGTGGAAACCGCTTGGTTTATTCAATGGAATGATTGCTCCCCTTTTAAGTTATACAATTAAAGGTGTTATCTGGTATCAAGGTGAATCAAATGATTTGAGACCAGAAGAATATAGAGATTTGTTTAGTAGTTTAATTAGTGATTGGAGACAGAAGTGGAAACAGGGTATTTTCCCATTTTTATATGTACAGCTGCCTAATTATGGACAAAATGTAGACTATTCAGCTGAGAGTAACTGGGCTGTAATTAGAGAAGCACAGTTAAAAGCACTATCTGTTTCCAATACAGCAATGGTAGTAACAATTGATATAGGGGAATGGAATGACCTTCATCCCCTGAATAAAAAGGATGTAGGGATTAGACTGGCACTGGCAGCTCGATTCAGGGTATATGGTGAAGAAGATATCGTTTACTCAGGTCCGATATACAGTTCCATGAAGGTTGAAGGCAAGAAAATAATTCTTACTTTTGATCATATTGGTAGCGGACTTACAGCTAAAGGTGATGGGAAATTGAAAACATTTTTTCTTGTAGATAGCAATAATAAACCCCATAAAACTGAGGCAGAGATAAGAAATGATAAAGTAATAGTATGGAATGAAAAGGTTAAAGACCCGGTAGCAGTATATTATGCCTGGTCTGATAATCCTGAGCATGCAAATTTATATAATAAAGAGGGTTTACCAGCATCACCTTTTAGAACTGGTGAGTTATGTAGAAAATGA
- a CDS encoding carbohydrate ABC transporter permease has translation MLLKPKRKLEDILLDTFIYLSLFFLIVVTLYPFLHTLAVSFNDGLDSIKGGIYLWPRKFTTFNYKTMLTRTQTFHAAWISVARTLLVTVFGTFFTAMLAYVVSRKDFVLRKFISFIYVLTMYVSGGLIPTYFLYQKLGLTNNFWVYVLPGLVHAFNLIIIRTYIHDLPESLVESAKIDGASELTIFLRIILPLCKPVLATIAIFTAVYHWNAWWDVFLYNSSNPALSTLAYELQKVLASAQSMSGSMEQAMSQAAAGSQITPRAIRATMTIIVTVPIAVIYPFLQKYFVHGLTLGGVKE, from the coding sequence ATGCTGTTAAAACCAAAAAGAAAACTGGAAGATATCTTATTAGATACATTTATTTACCTATCACTCTTTTTTCTAATTGTAGTAACTCTTTATCCGTTTTTGCATACCCTGGCTGTTTCCTTTAATGATGGTTTAGATAGTATTAAAGGGGGAATTTATCTCTGGCCGCGTAAATTTACTACCTTTAATTATAAGACAATGTTAACCAGGACACAAACCTTTCATGCAGCGTGGATATCTGTAGCCCGTACACTATTGGTCACAGTGTTTGGTACTTTCTTTACTGCAATGTTAGCCTATGTTGTTAGTAGAAAAGACTTTGTCTTAAGGAAATTTATTTCCTTTATCTATGTTTTGACTATGTATGTTAGCGGAGGGTTAATACCGACTTATTTTCTGTATCAAAAACTGGGCTTGACTAATAATTTTTGGGTTTATGTTTTACCTGGTCTAGTACACGCCTTCAATTTAATAATTATTAGGACATATATACATGATTTACCTGAAAGTCTTGTTGAATCAGCCAAGATTGATGGAGCCAGCGAATTAACTATATTTTTAAGGATTATTCTGCCTTTATGTAAACCAGTACTGGCTACTATAGCAATTTTTACAGCTGTTTATCACTGGAATGCCTGGTGGGATGTATTTTTATATAATTCATCAAATCCTGCCTTAAGTACCCTGGCATATGAACTGCAGAAAGTACTGGCCAGTGCCCAGTCTATGTCCGGCTCAATGGAACAGGCTATGTCACAGGCTGCAGCTGGAAGTCAAATTACACCAAGGGCTATCAGGGCGACTATGACCATAATTGTTACTGTACCAATTGCAGTTATTTATCCCTTTTTACAGAAATATTTTGTTCATGGTTTAACACTTGGCGGTGTCAAGGAGTAA